Within the Triticum urartu cultivar G1812 unplaced genomic scaffold, Tu2.1 TuUngrouped_contig_4583, whole genome shotgun sequence genome, the region CGCTCGTTCTAGGCCGCCGCAGCCTTCGCCGCGCGCTTGCCGCCGCACTTGGCCTAGCCCGGGGCAGCAGTAGCCGATGTGGGGCAGTGCCATGCCTCTGGAAGGAGCACGCCGACGCGGGGTAGCGCCATGGCGACGCGACGTTCTCGTCGAGCTGGAGCATGCTATGGCGACGCATGTGCTTCGGCGAGGCGACGCGGTGGACGGCAGCGCGAGGGCAGCCATGGCAGTGCGGCTCCGGCGAAACGAGCGAAGGCGACGCGACTCCGGCATCTTGCAGACGAGAGAGGGACGAGAAGGAGAGAAAAGGTGGGGTAGGTGGCTAGCATGCGGGCCATGCACGGACGCGAGGACGCACGGACGTCCGCTTGCTGGCCGCTTCCACCCAAATCCATCTCAAGTATGGTCTGGAAATATGGTCAAACGGACgctaaaaggaaaaaaatatgATATAGGGTCGTCCATTGGGTCGTTGTCTCTGTCCATTTACGCCCAAACGGACACCCGTGGATGATTTGGAGTCCTGCATTGGAGTTGGCCTTATCTACTACTACAATATAAGAGAATGGGTTTATGTGGGACGCGCCCCACGGTATCCGAAAGGAAAATAGCAAATGCTTTATTTCCTTGGCTACGAAATGATCTGCCACGACACCGTGGCTGACGCTGATGTGGGTTGCTTTTCTTATGTATTTCGTGAGCGTTTAAGATGACAAGTAGTCAAGTGGGTAGTACTAAATCATATGGTGAATGATAGTAGTTAGTAGCAGTAGTGCCATGTTTTGTTTATTTGCAGTTTCGTGGTATCTTATAGCCACGGTTGACCGTAAGCTGATTGGCCGATTGATTGGGAGCATACTAACGAGTTTTCCAGACGATCCATAGTAGAATTGAGTTGTTTAGTTTATCCATCCTATAAAGTTTCGTCAAGCAGTTATAGCATATCCAACGCTGACCCGTAAATGAACATTGTAAATGCCCGTTTTTATGTCCGGACGTGATCCACAGACATGATGTAGGACCCGGTGATCCAATGCTTTTTCCATATTAATCCAGTTCGAAGATAGAAAACAGAGGAGGACAATGTGGTTACTTTTGATTGGTCAAGTGGATGTTCAGAATCTAGCAAACCTTCCCCAAATTTGTTATTAGGATACCGGAATCCATACATCCAGACTGCTAAGCGGACATTTAAGGGTCTCTGTTGGATGTCAAAAGTGGTCCAAACACTGCAGTCCGGATGTATAAAGGAGTTTTGAGGGTCTATTTTAAAGATGCACTTAGACATCAGACTCTGAAGTGCACCAAACTAAATAGTATTTTGGTGTCGAGTGTGGCCATTTGGCTCCCAGGCTCAGCTGCGCCCATGGTGAACATTAAATTCAAAACAAATACTAGTTTTAAAAAAAACAATTTTTTTGCATGGAAGATGTTTAGGCGCGTTAGGTCCGCTtcaatttcaactcatttggctATCTGAGTAGCTCCTGGCAAACATGATAAAGTTGGGGTCTGtgaaatactccctctgtaaactaatataaaagtgtttagatCACCGAAGTAGTGATcgaaacgctcttatattagtttacggagggagtagtttattATTCATGTATGTCTAAATGAGCTGAAATTTAGAGCTAACCTCACGCACCAAATCATCTTCCATGTTAaacaaatttgaatttttttagtatttcttttgaattttCTTTTAACCGGGTGCAGAAGAGCCCGGAATCAGAGATGAATATTCGGTTGGTATCCGCGTACTTTTCCAATACCGATTTATAACATAGTTACTTGGGCACTGGCTAATATCTTCCTTATTATCATAAATATAAACACTAGCAAATATCTTGATCTAGAAAAAtgttactcccttcgttcctaaatatttgtctttctagagatttcaacgagtgactacatacggagcaaaatgaataaatttacactctaaaatatgtttatatacatctgtatgtggtagtccatttgaaatctctaaaaagacaaatatttaggaacggagggagtaaatttTAAATGATTCAGAGCAGGGTTAATATATTCTCCTGTGGTATATCTGCCCTTTAACAGTTTGACATAATTGTTTTTTAAGCCCTTCAGAAAAAGAGAACAAATATTAGTTCCTTAACGATTCGTAGGGGTTGTTTGACTTTTCCTTCCAGTAAAGATGCACCAAGCAAGCAGTGCTTCTACTCTATCACTCACATTGGCCAACATATATGatattctttttttttttttgcgattGGTGTCATCAGTGGATATGGTTTTGCCTATATGTGTGTAGCAGATTGTGCACTACCCATGCATCACGTCGGTGAGATATTATTCTTCTTTTGTTGTTGATAGTGGCATGTATAGTCAGCTATATCTTGTTGGTATTTCGTTGTACTTTGGTAATCCTCTACACTGCGTTGATAGGCCCGAGGAAAGAAGATGCAAATATCTTATTTCAgcacacattatatagttatttCATTTTCACAACTCACAAAGAGTTATTTGGGACAAGGAGTTTCTTATGAGCTCGGGTCAACAGTAAAAttggaaaaataaaataaaaaacaattcaaaaaattctgaataGCTTTTGGTGATAGCCTGAGATCTGAACAGAGATGAAGTTGCATCCACTGGGCAGTACAATTCTCATGTGGCTGAAAAGATGATCGCAACTGACATGAGCTCCCGCTTCCAGCAAACCGGCAAAGGAGAGAATATACGGTAGAAACAAGAGGAAAAGTTTTGGCAAAATCAGGAATTTATATTCACATTAATTTTGTTGTCTCCGTCGTAGCGTCTTCAGACACAAACTCGACTAACAGGACAAAATTTTGTTCCTACAAATTATACAGAGTCTAAAACACCTCCCTGTCTGCCGGGGAAACGCCATTCTGTTGGTTCACTCGCACTCGGGAATGGCGGTCAGATCGGGCGCGAAGCGCGGCTGCATCCTCCCGGAACTATTCGCACGCGCCACCGGCCGCCTCTTCGCTGCGAGCGCCGGCACGGTCTTGTAAGCGACGGTCTCGACGACCTCCTGGGGTGGGGCGAAGACGAGCGGCGCCACCGAGCCGGCGCGCCTCCGCCGTCCAACGCCGGCAGACGATGCTGCGGTGTTGGCCTTTTTAACAAGGGCCGCAGACGCCCTGACAGCGAGAGCAGCGAGGTCCTCGCGCCGGAGGCCGTTCCGCCGAGCCTCAGCGGGCAGCAAGAAGTATATCTGCCCCGGGCGGAGCTCCTCGGCCACGCCCACGGCGGCCACGGGGCCCTCGAACGGCATCTCGTCGGCGTCGCACAGGAACCAACCGGCGTCCCCAGCCACCGAGTCGTCAAGCGCCTGGCCCGCTGTGGCCGGGCGCGGGTACTCCTGCAGCTCACCCGTTGGCAGCAGTACCATAGCCGTCGAGGCAGGCTGTCCCTTtgcccgcaccgccgccgccgcgctgccGCTGGACATGCAGAGCCCCATTTTCTTGGCGTCTGTGGTGATCTTTTTGTTGTGTGAGCTTTGAGTTGGGAGACGGCGATCGCGATGGAGGAGGAGGCTTGGTCGGGCCACttatatataggaggaggaatATGACACAGTGGCGTTTGGCAGGGGCCAGGGCAGCCTTTTCCTCGAACCGTTTGGGAGTGGAAGCTGCGTGTACGTGGTGAATACGTACAATTTTCTTGTACGTAATCACTGTGATTTTACGGTCATTTTACTGTTAATGTGATTATGTATAAAAATGGAATTGAATCAGTACTTATTGACTTATCAAAGAAAGCTTGATTTTATTTCTTATTTAAGTCAATAAGACATGGGCCAGTTGAGGTTGTCCTCAAGGAAAAATGGCCTACAAGAACTGTTGTAAATGATCCATTCCGTACTATTGGAAACACCGGTTGAAAAAAATTGATAAAACCGAAAACAGACGATGTGAAGTGGAGGTATAGGAGGAAAGAAATAACGGACGACACAACCATAAGTATTATTTAGGTGCGCGAAAAAAATTGAGGTGAAATTTCTTTTTTAAGTTGGAGAAAAAAGGAGTTGATGGTGACGGTATATCGCCACCTCTCTTGTTATACGAGACACGTGGGATATAAGTGAAAATCGAAAGGTTTTCATTTTTCAACATATAATTTAAGATGTATGACACTATCATTTACAGATATATGACCATATATGACACAAAAAATTAGGTGTACCATGGTAGGAAAGTGGGTAGGGACGGCTTTGAGCGCATGATTCAAGATACATTGCCTTCCATCATTTGCATGTATATCTATGTATGATCACACAGAAATTATGAATGTCACGGTAAAAAGAGGAAATCAGTACTGTGTTATTGGCTATTTAATGATTATTAATTGCTACAATTTTCACGAATCAACCTGCAGATAGATGGTTAGGAGGACCGTGGTATACAGCCCACCAGGATTCAAGTCCTAAAATCGACACCGGTGCTCGCATTTTCCTGGATTAATTTCAGAACTTCCGGCAATGTGCGTTCAGTTGGAGATGACGTTCTCGTCAACTACAAAGGTGTCTGTGGTGACTTCGTCAATCTCAAAATGATGTGCCGGCTCAGTCTCCCAGAGGTTCTCATAAAGGTAggctgtgtgtgtgtgttcataggggtgagtgtatgtgCCTATGTATGAGCGTTTACATCTGTGTTGAAAAAACAAGTTGCTAATATCTTCTCCACGAACGAGGGTTAAAAATACGACATGATTGTGAACTTGAATTAGCAGCATATGTGTGTTTTTCATTTCAACTAGTAAAATAGGGTATAATAACTATAGCAAGACCCACTCCTTTGGTAATTCCATCAATAAAAACCTTATAAAAAACTCTTAGTTCCGTTAACCCTCTTATACCGAGGGTAAAGACCCTAGTATAGAAAATATCTATATAACCGCAATTATTGGACCAATATATTACTTGCTAAAGGAAATagttttttgttatttttgtttGTAAAAAGAGTTTATTAAATCCAAATTATGAAAATGAATAAGTGGGTTCTTCTCCAAGTGCCACCAGGGGGCCTAGATTGCATCTACTCCACTCATCGTTGCCATCGTGCGCCACCGAGGAAAGTGCTGGTGGTGGCAGGGAGGCCCTTTCGAGTTGTGTTGCCCTGGAGGGGCACATGATATGGCGGGGAGGGTCGGATGCTTCTTGTGCTATCATGTGTGCATCGGCGGCTACAACGGTTGGTCCGGCAAATTCTACTTCGACACAAGCAACGTAGGACTTTTCCGCATCACGAGTTGGCTAAAAGACACGAGCAGAAAAACAAGCATTTTCAGCGGCCACCGAAGGCGGTAGTAACTAAGTTGATCAAAGTCGCCTGTAATATATCAAGTGCAGGCGATTTACATTACTATAGATAGCTCCGGAGGCAGCTAGAACAACAAAACTGCCAGGAAGAAACATTAGAGTCGGTTGCTAATTTGTAACCGCCTAAAATTCTCGTGAACGTAGGCAGTTTCTGTTTGGCGGCCATTTTGCATCTGTTCTGTTCGTCGGGGGGTAAATATATCCGAAACATATAAAAGGCAGTTAATCCTGCAGTAAAGGAGGCTATTATTCCAAAAAAGGGCGAATACAACCAACTATTACTAAGGATTTCATCTTTGGACCAGAAGCAAGCAAGAGGTGGAATACCACAAAGAGAAAGTGTACCCCATAAAAAAGTAGTTCTTGTGATTGGAATGTATTTTCTTAAACCGCCCATAAGAACCATATTTTGACTTTTATCTGGTGAATATCCAACAAGAGGTTCCATTGAATGAATAACGGATCCGGATCCCAAGAACAATAAAGCTTTTGAATAAGCATGAGTGATCAAATGGAATAAAGCAGCTTGATAAGAACCTATACCTAGAGCTAACATCATATAACCCAATTGAGACATTGTAGAATAGGCTAAGCTTCTTTTAATATCTCTCTGAGCAAGAGCTAAAGTAGCTCCTAAGAATAGTGTTATTGTACCTACTAAAGAAATAAAACTCATTATCAAAGGTAAAGATATGAAAAGAGGAAGAAGTCGAGCTAGAAGAAAAATTCCCGCAGCAACCATAGTTGCTGCGTGTATAAGAGCCGAAATAGGAGTGGGCCCTTCCATAGCATCGGGTAACCATACGTGAAGAGGGAATTGTGCGGATTTCGCAACTGCACCAAGGAATAATAAAAAAGCACACAAAGTAGTAAGTAAAGAGTTAATTCCATTATTAGGAATCCAGTTATTAGCTATTTTGAACAAATCCCTAAACTCTAAACTACCTGTTATCCAAAAAAAACCTAAAATTCCTAATAATAGACCAAAATCCCCTACACGATTAGTTACAAAAGCTTTTTGACAAGCACTCGCTGCGATTGGTCGTGTAAACCAAAAGCCTATCAATAAATAAGAACACATTCCCACGAGTTCCCAAAAAAAATAAATTTGTATCAAATTGGAGCTAGTAACCAATCCCAACATGGAAGTATTGAAAAAACTTATATAAACAAAAAATCTCAAATATCCTTCATCGTGAGACATATAACCATCACTATAAATAAGAACCAGGATTCCTACAGTAGTAATTAGTATTAACATAATAGAAGTAAGTGGGTCAATCAAGTATCCAAATTCTAAAGAAAAATCATTATTGACGGTCCAAGACCATagatattgatagatcgaacttCCATTTATTTGTTGAATAGACAGTTGAACTGAGAATACCATAGCTATACTTAAGAGTAAAACACTAGGAAAAGCCCATATGCGACGAAGATTTTTTGTTGCTGTCGGAATAAGAATAAGGCCAAATCCCATTGACATAATAACTGGAAGTGGGAGAAGAGGGATTACCCATGCATATTGATATGTATGTTCCATAAGAAAAGAAATTGCAATTTTTACTTCAATTTTTACTTCAATTTTTCTATAAAATTGTTTCCGATTCACCAAACCAATTCTTATCTCTTTCTgaaagaataaataaaaagaatAAGAAAAAATACTGAAATTCTTAATTTTTCCAAAATTTATCTCATTGAAATAATTAAAAATTAAGAATGGGTTTAGTTGGTTAAATTAAAAAAGTTAATAAAATAACTAGGTAACGAAGACTTTCCTACAATTTTCCCTTGCCCTCCCCATTCTATGGGCAAACCCTTGCACCCATCCCTCGTGGCACGTGGCACGCCGCCCTTCCGCGGCGGCACAATGGTCATCCGCCCACCCGAGGCGGGGCAGTGGGTGGAAGATCTGCCCGTCCACGGTAACCATGTGGCCGATCCGCTCATTCACGGCGAGGTGTCCGATCAGCCCATCTCAGGTAGCGCGGTGGCACAGCCACCAATCCACGGCGGTGCGGTGGATGATCTTCCTATCAGAGGCGGCGCGGTGGAAGCTCCACCCATCCGCGGTGTCATGGTGGCAGATCTGCCCTTTGGCGCCTGCCCGATGGTGCAGTGGCAGATCTGCCCGTTGGCAGCTGCATGGCGACGCGGTGACTCTGCTGGCATTGGATTGTTGCCGCTGCTGACCTCCATAGAGGTCTCCGAATCTCCGGCATGGTGAGCTCACAAATGTTTCACCACAGATTATATAAGTATGTGTGTTTAGTTGCTGCTTCTTGGGTTTGCGAATGTATGCCTATATCTTTTTGTATAATTAGTTGCTGCTTGCATAAATATGTTTCGCCATGGATTATATATTTTTGTGTGTTTAGTTGCTAATTCCAGGGTTGGTGATTGTATGCTTATATCCTTTTGTATGATTGGTTCCTGGTTATATAATTATGTTTCACCATGGTTTACATATTTCTGTGTTTAGTTCTGCTTCTAGAGTTGGCAATTGTATGCTCATGTTTACCTCAATGTTTTGTTTAAATTTCATTCGCGTGACTGGTTAAGAAATGAAACGACAACCCCCATGGAATTGTATGTGAATTTTGGTATCATGACTGATTACAAAATGGAATGGCTGCTCATGAAGATCTTGGAGGTCGTTAGAAATACACATTGGTCTCTAGGCGTCCGCGCATTGGAGACGATTTACCAAAACAAACCACTTACACGCCTGTGTTTTTTCAAGTATTAGCGACACAGGCTTTGAGGCGTAACCTCGAACCGCCTCCGTCCCATCTAAAAAAACATCTACAATGCTCATGTTTCTACAAGTGAGATGCTCTAGTTGGGCATGCTTGTAAAGAGGGTAGTTGATGACATCTAAGATTTGGTTCAAGCAACATCACCGCTTTGTATGTCGTTAACTTGGTGAAAGTGTTGACTCGATGTTTCACTTCGGGGGTGATAGCATCCGATGTTTATTAGTTCAACCTGACAACATCTATTCTTTGTTAGGTATTATGCTGCTCTATTGACAAATTGTTGTCCACGGTGATAAGCTTTTGTGCGAATAAGAACGTGTTGTTGTGTGAATGGTCCAAAGCTGATGACATCACATTTTTCTTTCCGATATTGACACGTAGCATTATTTTTAATTATATCATAGTTGTGTGCACGGGACAGTAGAATCGTAACTCGAAGTCGCGTAATAAATACCATGTCATAGTGAAAGCTCACTTCTATGAGTGCTAGTGGCATGGGTGTGCGCGTACATGGTGTACTACGTCTCTACTGCGTCCTAAACAATAGAGCAAAAGTGCAGTCTTATCTGCTACAACGGTGTAGTGTGGATGCCCATGGTGTGTGTCCCCACCGTATCCAAAACAAAAGAGTGAAAGTGTGCACTTCGTTTCCATGGCTATGAAAGGATCTGCCATGACATCCATCATAGCATCATCACTGGAGCTGACCTGGATTGCTCTTTACACATTTCTTGATATCTTGTAATCCCCGTGGGGAGTTTATTATCGTACTTGAGTGCTTAAGATGACGGTGCATGCGCTAAAGAAGCCAGTGGTCAATAGTTTATTATTAGTAGTAGTGCCGGCGGTTCTCTCTATTTTGTTTATGTGCTCTTTCTTGGTATATCTTGTACCCGAGGTTCTAGATGCAAGTGCATAATGAGGTACCGTAGATTGATGTGATTAACCGCATCACTCCTAGGCGTTGCTTTAGACGCGGGATTCGTAGGATGCTAAGATGTTTGTACACGATCCACAACAGAGAGAATTCTTTAGGTTATCCACCCCTTGAATTTGCACTTGTACCTCAGTTGCACACTGCTGCTGCTAAGCAGCTAAGTTATTGCATTGCATGGATAGATAGAGGCGGGCGCGGGGAGTGCTCTCACCAAGATGACGGATGACGAAGGCATGGATAAGCCTATCTGGTAGTAAAAGTTCACGTCTAGTCTGTGTGCATGTGTATTACGTTGTACGGGTCCCTACTACGCAATAAAAAAAGGCTGAAACCGTAATTGCATATTTATTAGCAACGCCTAATTGAGATGAAAGTGCTACCTTCGAACGAGCTACTTAAACGGTTGAATAACGTTCATCTCATGGATGTCGGGATGAGTTTTGTGGGAACCTTCTCATAACGGCACATTCTTGATTAGATCTTAACTTGGAGTTATGTAAATTATATGTACATCTATATGCAAGGTTTTCATtttaataaaaataaataatCTGTCATGATAGGTTTGTGGTGCAATTGAGAACAAAATGGCATCAGATTTTTTTTACGAATATTGATGCTTAGCATTATTTTCGATAGTGTTATAGTTGTTTGTACGGTACGTTAGATCGCTGCACCAAAGTCCATGAAAGCCTCTGTCCTAGTGAAAGCTCATGTATCATAGTTGTGAGCGCTAGTGAAACGACGTACGTGATGTCTGACCTTACCATGTCATAAACAATGGAGCAAAAGCGCGGTGTTATCTACTACCACAACAGAAGAGGGTGGGTTTACGTGGTGCGCGTCCCCACTGTATCCCAAGGGAAAAGAGCAAAAGTTTGAGCTTTGTTTCCTTGGCCACGAAATGATTTGCCATAGCAATCGTGGGTGACGCTGAAGTGGATTGCTTTTCTTACATATTTCTTTAGTGCTTAAGATGACGAGTAGTCAAGTGGGCAGTACTAAATCGCACGGTGATTGATAGTAGTTAGTAGCAGTAGTGCTCTGTGAGAACAGAGTGAGTTGTTTAGTTTATCGATCATGTAAAGTTGCGTCAAGCAGTTGGGGCATCTCCAACGCTGACCAGTAAAGGGACATCGCAAATGTCCATTTTATGTCCGGAGGTGATACGTGGTGTGTGACTTCACCATGTCATAAACAATGGAGCAAAAGTGCGATGTTATCTACTACTGCAATAGAAGAGGGTGGGTTTATGTGGTGCATGTCCCTACTGTATCCGAAGGGATAAGAGCATAAGTGTGAGCTTTCTTTCCTTGGCTACGAAATGATCTGCCACCACATCATGGCTGACGCTGATGTGGATTTCTTTTCTTACATATTTCTTTAGTGCTTAATATGACAAGTACTCAAGTGGGCGGTACTAAATCACACGGTGATTGATAGTAGTTAGTAGCAGTAGTGCCCTATTTTGTTTAGTTGCAGTTTCGTGGTATCTTGTAGATAAGGTTGATCGTAAGATGATTGGCCATGATATTGGGAGGATA harbors:
- the LOC125528032 gene encoding uncharacterized protein LOC125528032; translation: MGLCMSSGSAAAAVRAKGQPASTAMVLLPTGELQEYPRPATAGQALDDSVAGDAGWFLCDADEMPFEGPVAAVGVAEELRPGQIYFLLPAEARRNGLRREDLAALAVRASAALVKKANTAASSAGVGRRRRAGSVAPLVFAPPQEVVETVAYKTVPALAAKRRPVARANSSGRMQPRFAPDLTAIPECE